Proteins from one Homalodisca vitripennis isolate AUS2020 chromosome 3, UT_GWSS_2.1, whole genome shotgun sequence genomic window:
- the LOC124358000 gene encoding platelet endothelial aggregation receptor 1-like, producing the protein MIALAFLCLVWLVEGAIVAPPWADPDQNPCASQPGGWQLLFWPGDGKCYKIFHQGPPCPASMELTPGANRTAECRCPPGSAQLAPDSLCYKLYTTEPCQLGEYFAPAQGVSGERWGVCRHVPSCPRPEELFHPRSGRCHSPYTQGPCPRGQLLAPTAPTSPVAQCRCDDNGRLGRYYWPPSGTCHPHFTSGPCPERGQLFLPEGKCGCHPGLQQYHNSSGLCYQIGTVGPCPTGHYFTLPEHFDHDTALSEPVHAECRCKTGHVQWHEDGNCYRPYTRGPCPQGQMFSVNLQEGNQTASCEPLPCPPGRLYFPGGKGCHRVGSQGPCPPGQVVLFQESVRTSVEGISYQGMCGCATQVHDGRSFYPTLRSDERTKQGGRCESNSRRDDNTVDLPTEGRGFPSPHVSDRCSSKRGYVTWEDGSCQRLYSRGACSAGQWVVPDSSKGRRQGRGGNPGPAMGKCECLPSFTPSVDPRTGQLTCQPPSVRLARYLNSALNTS; encoded by the exons ATGATCGCCTTAGCCTTCTTGTGTCTTGTATG GCTGGTAGAGGGGGCAATAGTAGCCCCACCGTGGGCTGATCCTGACCAGAACCCCTGTGCCTCTCAGCCTGGTGGGTGGCAACTGCTCTTCTGGCCTGGCGATGGCAAATGTTACAAGATATTCCACCAGGGACCACCATGCCCCGCCTCCATGGAGCTGACACCTGGTGCCAACCGTACTGCCGAGTGCCGTTGTCCACCCGGCTCTGCCCAGCTGGCTCCAGACAGCCTCTGCTACAAGCTTTATACCACGGAACCCTGTCAGCTTGGGGAGTATTTCGCTCCGGCCCAAGG GGTGTCAGGAGAGCGGTGGGGCGTGTGCAGACACGTGCCCTCATGTCCCCGGCCAGAAGAGCTGTTCCACCCCCGCTCAGGCCGCTGCCACTCACCGTACACTCAGGGCCCGTGTCCACGTGGACAGCTGCTGGCACCCACGGCCCCCACCAGCCCTGTAGCTCAATGTCGCTGTGATGACAACGGCAGACTAGGCCGCTACTACTGGCCCCCGTCGGGCACTTGTCACCCTCACTTCACCTCCGGCCCTTGCCCCGAGCGGGGACAACTGTTCCTCCCTGAGGGCAAGTGTGGGTGTCACCCCGGCCTCCAGCAGTACCATAACTCCTCCGGCCTCTGCTACCAGATAG GCACCGTAGGTCCATGCCCCACTGGTCACTACTTCACCCTTCCAGAGCATTTCGATCACGACACAGCGTTGAGCGAGCCTGTACATGCTGAGTGCCGTTGCAAAACCGGCCATGTACAATGGCATGAGGACGGTAACTGCTACAGACCGTACACACGCGGTCCCTGCCCTCAGGGGCAGATGTTCAGTGTCAATCTTCAG GAGGGCAACCAGACGGCCTCATGTGAGCCACTGCCTTGCCCACCCGGCAGACTGTACTTCCCCGGAGGCAAGGGGTGTCACCGGGTCGGATCTCAAGGTCCATGCCCCCCTGGCCAGGTGGTGCTGTTCCAGGAGTCTGTCCGGACATCTGTGGAAGGCATCTCTTACCAGGGCATGTGCGGCTGTGCCACCCAGGTCCATGATGGCAG GTCGTTCTACCCTACCTTGCGGTCTGATGAGAGAACCAAGCAAGGTGGTCGCTGCGAGAGCAACAGTCGTAGGGATGACAATACCGTAGACCTGCCTACTGAGGGTAGAGGCTTCCCCTCCCCACACGTCAGCGACCG GTGCTCTAGTAAGCGAGGATATGTAACATGGGAGGACGGTTCATGCCAGCGCCTGTACTCAAGAGGAGCGTGTTCGGCCGGACAGTGGGTGGTTCCGGACAGTAGCAAGGGCCGGCGACAGGGCCGAGGGGGGAACCCAGGTCCTGCCATGGGCAAGTGTGAATGTCTACCCAGCTTCACCCCTAGTGTCGACCCCAGGACAGGACAGCTCACGTGTCAACCCCCCTCCGTCAGACTGGCTCGTTACCTCAACAGTGCTCTCAACACATCTTAG